A section of the Humulus lupulus chromosome 2, drHumLupu1.1, whole genome shotgun sequence genome encodes:
- the LOC133818415 gene encoding uncharacterized protein LOC133818415 isoform X1: MYGTQSKRDLALEFQSQIPILRPSIHARRANLTVKFQDLYMFTVEGNVDDVNVLNEVREKVRKQGRVWWALEANKGANWYLEPSISEGIALKSSLKFSTLANAITLKRLIRKGIPPLLRPKVWFSLSGAAKKKSTVPESYYNDLLKAVEGKVTPATRQIDHDLPRTFPGHPWLDTPEGHAALRRVLVGYSFRDSDVGYCQGLNYVAALLLLVMKTEEDAFWMLAVLLENVLVNDCYTTNLSGCHVEQRVFKDLLAKKCPSRIATHLEALDFDVSLVATEWFLCLFSKSLPSETTLRVWDVLFYEGAKVLFHVALAIFKMKEDELLVTHHVGDVINILQKTTHHLFDPDELLTVAFDKIGSMTTNTISKQRKIQEPAVMAELDQRLRRLNSLKLEDK; the protein is encoded by the exons ATGTATGGGACTCAAAGCAAAAGAGACCTAGCTTTAGAATTTCAATCCCAGATACCAATTCTGAGGCCCAGCATCCATGCTAGGAGGGCTAATCTCACTGTGAAGTTCCAAGACCTTTATATGTTTACAGTAGAAGGGAATGTGGATGATGTTAATGTGTTGAATGAGGTGAGAGAGAAGGTGAGGAAACAGGGTCGGGTTTGGTGGGCATTGGAAGCCAATAAAGGTGCAAATTGGTATTTGGAGCCTTCCATATCTGAAGGGATTGCCTTAAAATCTTCTCTGAAGTTTTCGACTCTTGCCAACGCTATTACCTTGAAGAGGCTTATTAGGAAGGGAATCCCACCACTGCTTAGGCCTAAGGTGTGGTTTTCTTTATCTGGAGCTGCCAAGAAGAAGTCCACCGTGCCTGAGAGCTATTACAATGATCTCTTAAAGGCTGTTGAAGGAAAGGTCACACCCGCAACTCGGCAGATTGATCAT GACCTTCCACGGACCTTTCCAGGTCACCCTTGGTTGGATACTCCAGAGGGCCATGCTGCCCTTCGACGTGTTCTTGTTGGATATTCTTTCCGTGACTCTGATGTAGGCTATTGTCAG GGTTTAAATTATGTTGCAGCATTACTGTTGCTCGTAATGAAAACAGAAGAAGATGCATTTTGGATGCTTGCTGTCCTATTGGAGAATGTCTTGGTTAATGACTGTTATACTACTAATTTATCAGGATGCCATGTTGAACAAAGGGTCTTCAAAGATTTACTTGCAAAAAAGTGCCCTAG CAGGATAGCCACTCATCTTGAAGCACTGGACTTTGATGTTTCCCTTGTTGCCACTGAATGGTTTCTATGTCTATTTTCTAAAAGTTTGCCTTCAGAG ACAACTCTACGAGTGTGGGATGTCCTTTTCTATGAGGGGGCAAAGGTGCTGTTTCATGTTGCATTGGCTATATTTAAG ATGAAGGAAGATGAGTTGCTTGTAACTCATCATGTAGGCGATGTAATCAACATTTTACAGAAAACTACTCATCACCTCTTTGACCCTGATGAGCTGTTGACG GTGGCCTTTGATAAGATAGGTTCAATGACAACCAACACTATATCTAAGCAAAGGAAAATACAAGAACCAGCTGTGATGGCAGAGCTCGACCAAAGATTGAGACGGCTTAATTCGTTAAAATTGGAGGACAAATAG
- the LOC133818415 gene encoding uncharacterized protein LOC133818415 isoform X2, protein MYGTQSKRDLALEFQSQIPILRPSIHARRANLTVKFQDLYMFTVEGNVDDVNVLNEVREKVRKQGRVWWALEANKGANWYLEPSISEGIALKSSLKFSTLANAITLKRLIRKGIPPLLRPKVWFSLSGAAKKKSTVPESYYNDLLKAVEGKVTPATRQIDHDLPRTFPGHPWLDTPEGHAALRRVLVGYSFRDSDVGYCQGLNYVAALLLLVMKTEEDAFWMLAVLLENVLVNDCYTTNLSGCHVEQRVFKDLLAKKCPRIATHLEALDFDVSLVATEWFLCLFSKSLPSETTLRVWDVLFYEGAKVLFHVALAIFKMKEDELLVTHHVGDVINILQKTTHHLFDPDELLTVAFDKIGSMTTNTISKQRKIQEPAVMAELDQRLRRLNSLKLEDK, encoded by the exons ATGTATGGGACTCAAAGCAAAAGAGACCTAGCTTTAGAATTTCAATCCCAGATACCAATTCTGAGGCCCAGCATCCATGCTAGGAGGGCTAATCTCACTGTGAAGTTCCAAGACCTTTATATGTTTACAGTAGAAGGGAATGTGGATGATGTTAATGTGTTGAATGAGGTGAGAGAGAAGGTGAGGAAACAGGGTCGGGTTTGGTGGGCATTGGAAGCCAATAAAGGTGCAAATTGGTATTTGGAGCCTTCCATATCTGAAGGGATTGCCTTAAAATCTTCTCTGAAGTTTTCGACTCTTGCCAACGCTATTACCTTGAAGAGGCTTATTAGGAAGGGAATCCCACCACTGCTTAGGCCTAAGGTGTGGTTTTCTTTATCTGGAGCTGCCAAGAAGAAGTCCACCGTGCCTGAGAGCTATTACAATGATCTCTTAAAGGCTGTTGAAGGAAAGGTCACACCCGCAACTCGGCAGATTGATCAT GACCTTCCACGGACCTTTCCAGGTCACCCTTGGTTGGATACTCCAGAGGGCCATGCTGCCCTTCGACGTGTTCTTGTTGGATATTCTTTCCGTGACTCTGATGTAGGCTATTGTCAG GGTTTAAATTATGTTGCAGCATTACTGTTGCTCGTAATGAAAACAGAAGAAGATGCATTTTGGATGCTTGCTGTCCTATTGGAGAATGTCTTGGTTAATGACTGTTATACTACTAATTTATCAGGATGCCATGTTGAACAAAGGGTCTTCAAAGATTTACTTGCAAAAAAGTGCCCTAG GATAGCCACTCATCTTGAAGCACTGGACTTTGATGTTTCCCTTGTTGCCACTGAATGGTTTCTATGTCTATTTTCTAAAAGTTTGCCTTCAGAG ACAACTCTACGAGTGTGGGATGTCCTTTTCTATGAGGGGGCAAAGGTGCTGTTTCATGTTGCATTGGCTATATTTAAG ATGAAGGAAGATGAGTTGCTTGTAACTCATCATGTAGGCGATGTAATCAACATTTTACAGAAAACTACTCATCACCTCTTTGACCCTGATGAGCTGTTGACG GTGGCCTTTGATAAGATAGGTTCAATGACAACCAACACTATATCTAAGCAAAGGAAAATACAAGAACCAGCTGTGATGGCAGAGCTCGACCAAAGATTGAGACGGCTTAATTCGTTAAAATTGGAGGACAAATAG